A genome region from Blautia coccoides includes the following:
- a CDS encoding glycoside hydrolase family 31 protein produces MSGVNEKLKVRPIARRESMIQGENYRITVLTESLLRLEYSRDGIFEDRATQTVINRDFPVPVFKVSETKEELKIFTSALELTYNKKEFAPNGLFIKVTGGRSNETNWHYKDPVRDLGGTARTLDEADGAIPLESGVVSRNGFSIVDDSRSMAITEDGWVEVRPKDSIDFYFFGYGHRYQEAVKDLYYLCGQTPLLPRWVFGNWWSRYHKYTEQEYKELMERFEREQIPFSVAVIDMDWHLVDIDPKYGSGWTGYTWNREFFPDPKEFMDWLHKRNMKITLNVHPADGVRAYEQAYERVAKRMGIDPDSQEPVQFDVTDRHFLEVYFEELHHPLEEEGVDFWWLDWQQGTVTKIPGLDPLWMLNHFHYLDSARRGKRRLTFSRYAGIGSHRYPIGFSGDTVISWDSLKFQPYFTATASNAGYGWWSHDIGGHMHGVRDDELTARWVQLGVFSPLNRLHSTDNPFNGKEPWKYNKITQSIMEEFLRLRHKLVPYLYTMNRYASRDGQPLVRPMYWMEPEREETYDVPNEYYFGTELIAAPVTDPADACICMGCAKAWLPKGVWFDFFTGRRYEGGRLFSVWRSVEEIPVFARAGGIVPMQELPEQMNDLSNPENMEILIFPGADNCFQLWEDDGDSPEDMDENWVCTDLIQKNGEGFSISAARGNTAVLPEKRTWTLRFRGVRDTAAEVTADGQTIKTEQSYDARTCTLTVKAEEILVTSEIKVKFGNGLFIAEKDMTDSVYEILERAQISYDLKEAVLKTVEELGDKAVPALFAMELGDALLSALTEVLSAC; encoded by the coding sequence ATGAGTGGAGTAAATGAGAAGCTTAAAGTAAGGCCAATAGCCAGAAGAGAAAGTATGATCCAGGGGGAAAACTACAGGATCACAGTTCTGACAGAATCCCTTCTGCGTCTGGAATACAGCAGAGACGGAATTTTTGAGGACAGGGCGACCCAGACGGTTATCAACCGGGATTTTCCGGTACCTGTATTCAAGGTATCAGAGACCAAGGAGGAGCTGAAGATTTTTACCAGTGCCCTGGAGCTGACCTACAACAAAAAGGAATTCGCCCCAAACGGCCTTTTTATCAAGGTAACAGGCGGAAGATCCAATGAGACAAATTGGCATTACAAAGATCCGGTTAGGGATCTGGGAGGAACGGCCCGCACTCTGGATGAAGCGGACGGCGCGATTCCCCTGGAAAGCGGTGTGGTGTCAAGGAACGGATTTTCTATTGTGGATGACAGCCGCAGTATGGCAATCACGGAGGACGGATGGGTGGAAGTGCGTCCGAAGGACAGCATAGATTTCTATTTCTTCGGTTATGGGCACAGGTATCAGGAGGCAGTTAAGGATTTGTATTATCTCTGCGGCCAGACCCCCCTTCTGCCCCGCTGGGTGTTTGGAAACTGGTGGAGCCGTTATCATAAATATACGGAGCAGGAATACAAAGAGCTGATGGAACGCTTTGAGCGGGAGCAGATCCCTTTTTCTGTAGCTGTAATAGATATGGACTGGCATCTGGTGGATATTGATCCTAAGTATGGAAGCGGTTGGACCGGATATACCTGGAACCGGGAGTTTTTCCCGGATCCCAAGGAGTTTATGGACTGGCTTCACAAAAGAAATATGAAAATCACTTTGAATGTGCATCCTGCAGACGGTGTCCGTGCCTATGAGCAGGCCTACGAGAGAGTGGCAAAACGTATGGGCATAGACCCGGACAGCCAGGAACCGGTGCAGTTTGATGTGACAGACAGGCATTTTCTGGAGGTGTATTTTGAAGAGCTTCATCATCCCCTTGAGGAGGAGGGGGTGGATTTCTGGTGGCTGGACTGGCAGCAGGGAACGGTCACGAAGATACCGGGATTAGACCCGCTTTGGATGCTGAATCATTTTCACTATCTGGACAGTGCCAGGAGGGGAAAACGCCGTCTGACCTTTTCCAGGTATGCAGGAATCGGAAGTCACAGATATCCTATTGGATTTTCCGGTGACACGGTCATCTCCTGGGACAGCCTGAAATTCCAGCCCTATTTTACCGCGACTGCCAGCAATGCGGGATACGGGTGGTGGAGCCATGATATCGGAGGCCATATGCACGGAGTCCGTGATGATGAGTTGACTGCCAGATGGGTACAGTTAGGCGTATTTTCACCGTTGAATCGTCTGCACAGCACAGATAATCCTTTTAACGGCAAGGAGCCGTGGAAATATAATAAGATCACACAGAGCATCATGGAGGAATTCCTTCGCCTGCGTCATAAACTGGTGCCGTATCTGTACACCATGAACCGTTATGCCAGTAGGGACGGACAGCCGCTGGTGCGCCCTATGTACTGGATGGAGCCGGAGCGTGAGGAGACTTATGATGTGCCAAATGAATATTATTTTGGAACAGAGCTTATAGCAGCGCCTGTCACAGACCCGGCGGATGCCTGCATCTGTATGGGATGTGCAAAAGCATGGCTTCCCAAAGGCGTATGGTTTGATTTCTTTACAGGACGCAGATATGAAGGCGGACGTCTGTTTTCTGTATGGAGAAGTGTGGAGGAGATACCGGTATTTGCCCGTGCCGGCGGCATTGTCCCCATGCAGGAGCTGCCGGAGCAGATGAATGACCTGAGCAATCCTGAAAACATGGAGATCCTCATTTTCCCGGGAGCTGACAACTGCTTCCAGCTCTGGGAGGATGATGGGGATTCACCGGAAGATATGGATGAAAACTGGGTATGCACAGATCTGATTCAAAAAAACGGAGAAGGTTTTTCAATCTCAGCCGCAAGAGGAAATACTGCGGTCCTGCCAGAGAAAAGAACATGGACACTGCGTTTCAGAGGGGTGAGGGATACTGCGGCAGAGGTGACTGCAGATGGACAGACAATAAAAACAGAGCAGTCTTATGATGCCCGTACATGTACCCTCACAGTCAAAGCGGAAGAAATTTTGGTGACAAGTGAGATCAAAGTGAAGTTTGGGAACGGACTTTTCATTGCAGAAAAAGATATGACTGACAGCGTATATGAAATTCTGGAGCGGGCACAGATCTCCTATGATCTGAAGGAAGCTGTGTTGAAAACAGTGGAGGAACTTGGTGACAAGGCAGTTCCGGCACTTTTTGCCATGGAACTGGGAGATGCACTGTTGAGTGCTCTTACAGAAGTGTTGTCTGCCTGCTAA
- a CDS encoding peptidylprolyl isomerase, with protein sequence MKKWNCLFAAVILTLSFLLTGCGGQEKEPVRQASSEELHHVKINVKDYGTIAVELDSSAAPITVENFIGLAKEGFYDGLTFHRIIKGFMIQGGDPKGDGTGGADKTIKGEFSKNGVDNPLKHTRGTISMARSSDMDSASSQFFIVQETSSHLDNEYAAFGHVTEGMDIVDQICDDVKTEDSNGSVAPENQPVIESVEVVD encoded by the coding sequence ATGAAGAAATGGAATTGTTTATTTGCGGCAGTGATCTTGACGCTGTCTTTTTTGCTGACCGGCTGCGGAGGACAGGAGAAGGAACCGGTCCGTCAGGCATCCTCTGAGGAACTGCATCATGTGAAGATCAATGTGAAGGACTACGGGACTATTGCTGTGGAACTGGACAGTTCAGCGGCACCCATAACAGTGGAAAATTTTATCGGTCTTGCAAAGGAAGGGTTTTACGACGGGCTGACCTTTCACAGGATCATAAAAGGTTTCATGATCCAGGGCGGAGACCCCAAAGGAGACGGTACCGGAGGCGCTGATAAGACCATTAAAGGTGAGTTTTCCAAAAACGGGGTGGATAATCCCCTGAAACACACAAGAGGGACTATCTCCATGGCCCGCTCCAGTGACATGGACAGTGCCAGCTCACAATTTTTTATCGTGCAGGAGACCTCTTCTCATCTGGATAACGAATATGCTGCATTTGGTCATGTGACAGAGGGGATGGATATTGTAGATCAGATCTGCGACGATGTGAAAACAGAGGACAGTAACGGAAGTGTTGCGCCGGAAAACCAGCCGGTGATAGAAAGTGTGGAAGTAGTAGATTAA
- a CDS encoding DEAD/DEAH box helicase, which yields METTKFEELDLFPEIEKAVRYMGFEEASPIQAKAIPAMISGRDIIGQAQTGTGKTAAFGIPLLQKIDIKNKKLQAIVLCPTRELAIQVADEIRNLAKYLHGIKVLPIYGGQDIVKQIRSLKNGTQLIIGTPGRVMDHMRRKTLKMDDVHTVVLDEADEMLNMGFREDIETILSGVPEERQTVLFSATMPKPILEITKKFQKDAEVIKVTKKELTVPNIEQFYYDVKPKNKEEVLSRLLDLYSPRLSVVFCNTKKQVDLLVNALIGRGYFAAGLHGDMKQAQRDRVMQSFRKGRTDILVATDVAARGIDVDDIEAVFNYDLPQDDEYYVHRIGRTGRAGRGGRAFTFASGRELYKLKEIQRYCKTKIYAQKVPSLNDVANTKMENILENVDSVIERENLSLMIDAIDEKVNNSDYTTLDLAAALLKLYMGMVQEEPEEEAVDFGDTGAEEPGMVRLFINIGKKQRVRPGDILGAIAGESGMPGKLIGSIDMFDKYTFVEVPREYAKDVLNAMKTAKIKGNTIAIEPANQR from the coding sequence ATGGAAACAACGAAATTTGAAGAATTGGATTTATTCCCGGAAATTGAAAAAGCAGTGAGATACATGGGTTTTGAGGAGGCCTCCCCTATTCAGGCCAAAGCAATTCCTGCTATGATAAGCGGCCGTGATATTATCGGCCAGGCACAGACCGGAACAGGAAAAACCGCAGCCTTTGGTATCCCTCTTTTGCAGAAGATAGATATTAAGAACAAAAAACTTCAGGCGATCGTGCTCTGCCCCACAAGAGAGCTTGCAATTCAGGTAGCTGACGAGATCCGTAACCTGGCAAAGTACCTGCACGGCATCAAAGTCCTCCCCATCTACGGCGGTCAGGACATTGTAAAGCAGATCCGTTCCCTGAAAAATGGAACACAGCTTATCATCGGAACTCCGGGCCGTGTCATGGACCACATGCGCAGAAAAACCCTGAAAATGGATGATGTGCACACAGTTGTTCTGGATGAGGCTGATGAAATGCTCAACATGGGATTCCGCGAAGACATTGAAACGATCTTAAGCGGTGTTCCGGAAGAACGCCAGACCGTTCTCTTTTCAGCCACCATGCCAAAGCCGATCCTGGAGATCACTAAAAAATTCCAGAAGGATGCCGAAGTCATCAAGGTGACAAAAAAAGAGCTGACTGTCCCCAATATCGAACAGTTCTACTATGACGTAAAGCCTAAAAACAAAGAGGAAGTGCTCTCCCGCCTTCTGGACCTCTACTCTCCAAGACTCTCTGTCGTGTTCTGCAACACCAAAAAACAGGTAGACCTTTTAGTCAATGCCCTGATCGGCAGAGGATACTTTGCCGCAGGCCTGCACGGGGATATGAAGCAGGCTCAGCGTGACCGTGTTATGCAGAGCTTCAGAAAAGGAAGAACCGACATTCTGGTTGCCACAGATGTAGCTGCCCGCGGTATTGATGTGGATGACATTGAAGCTGTATTTAATTATGATCTTCCCCAGGACGACGAATACTATGTACACCGGATCGGGCGTACAGGACGTGCGGGAAGAGGCGGCCGTGCCTTCACATTTGCCAGCGGAAGAGAGCTTTACAAATTAAAAGAGATCCAGCGCTACTGCAAGACTAAGATCTACGCGCAGAAGGTTCCCTCTTTAAACGACGTGGCCAACACCAAGATGGAAAACATTTTGGAAAATGTGGATTCTGTCATTGAAAGAGAAAATCTCTCCCTTATGATCGACGCCATTGATGAGAAAGTCAACAACTCTGACTACACCACCTTAGACCTGGCTGCTGCTCTGCTGAAGCTGTATATGGGCATGGTACAGGAGGAGCCGGAGGAAGAAGCCGTTGATTTCGGTGATACCGGCGCAGAGGAACCCGGTATGGTACGTCTCTTCATCAATATAGGTAAAAAGCAGCGTGTCCGCCCCGGCGATATCCTGGGTGCCATTGCAGGGGAAAGTGGAATGCCGGGCAAGCTCATCGGAAGCATTGACATGTTTGACAAATACACCTTTGTGGAAGTCCCCAGAGAATACGCCAAAGATGTGCTGAATGCCATGAAAACTGCCAAAATAAAAGGAAACACCATAGCCATTGAACCAGCCAACCAGAGGTAG
- a CDS encoding aldo/keto reductase, producing the protein MEYRKFENLGVSPSLLGFGCMRLPQTPDGNIDEAEAERMLDRALQAGVTYIDTAYPYHNGDSEPFVGKVLKKYDRSSFYLATKLPVWNVKTIDDAKRIFQEQLDRLEVDYVDFYLLHCLDKEKWQTVLDLGIIPYMEEMKKEGKIKFFGFSFHDDFETFKTIATYRKWDFCQIQYNYVDTDIQAGDKGYELTKELGIPLVIMEPVKGGSLATLPDAVTEPFKDYKPNSSISSWALRWVASKSNVKVVLSGMTTMEQVEDNLNTFENFTPLNLKEKEIVADVATAIKQRTKNGCTGCAYCMPCPFGVNIPQNFRIWNDLSMYENKEQAKRAYFNDLEEDARADHCQKCGKCEEVCPQAMSIRDDLERVKETMENL; encoded by the coding sequence ATGGAATACCGTAAATTTGAAAATCTGGGCGTATCACCGTCCCTTCTGGGCTTTGGCTGTATGCGCCTTCCACAGACACCAGACGGAAATATTGACGAGGCAGAAGCAGAGAGAATGCTGGACCGCGCACTTCAGGCGGGAGTCACATACATAGATACAGCCTATCCATACCACAACGGAGACAGTGAACCATTTGTGGGAAAGGTACTGAAAAAATATGACCGCAGCAGTTTCTATCTGGCGACCAAACTGCCTGTATGGAATGTAAAAACAATTGATGACGCAAAGCGCATTTTCCAGGAACAACTTGACCGCCTGGAAGTTGACTATGTAGATTTCTATCTGCTTCACTGTCTGGACAAAGAAAAATGGCAGACGGTTCTGGATCTGGGAATCATTCCTTATATGGAAGAAATGAAAAAAGAAGGAAAAATCAAATTCTTCGGCTTTTCCTTCCACGATGATTTTGAAACCTTTAAGACCATTGCCACTTACCGCAAATGGGATTTCTGTCAGATCCAGTACAACTATGTGGACACTGATATCCAGGCCGGAGATAAAGGCTATGAGCTGACAAAGGAACTGGGCATTCCGCTGGTGATCATGGAGCCGGTCAAAGGCGGTTCTCTTGCCACTCTGCCGGATGCAGTGACAGAACCCTTCAAAGATTACAAGCCAAACTCCAGCATTTCCTCCTGGGCACTTCGCTGGGTGGCCAGCAAATCCAATGTAAAAGTGGTTTTGAGCGGCATGACTACAATGGAGCAGGTGGAAGACAATCTGAACACCTTTGAAAACTTTACACCTCTCAATCTGAAAGAGAAGGAAATCGTAGCTGATGTGGCCACTGCCATCAAACAGAGGACGAAAAACGGCTGTACCGGATGCGCGTACTGTATGCCATGTCCCTTCGGCGTCAACATACCGCAGAATTTCCGCATCTGGAACGATCTGTCCATGTATGAAAATAAAGAGCAGGCTAAACGCGCCTACTTTAATGATCTGGAAGAGGATGCCCGCGCTGACCATTGCCAGAAATGCGGCAAATGCGAGGAAGTCTGTCCCCAGGCCATGTCCATCCGGGATGATCTGGAACGTGTAAAAGAAACCATGGAGAATCTTTGA
- a CDS encoding alpha/beta hydrolase, producing the protein MKEKLSSKTLKHAAIAGAGICVGASYVLTSFLRRFALSRTFPMYRTERKSTDKPDPLGDFLRPGKEWIKKEASPVTLINRDSMKLNGLFLPSIQAGSTRYVILCHGYRNNCCELGVYARHFWHRGYSVLLPDARGHGDSEGKYIGMGWQERKDILEWVDFLRQKDPKSQIVLMGISMGAATVMMASGENLPSNVKAIIEDCGYTSVWEEFSVQIHNYFHLPPFPFLYLSSLASRIRYGFSFKEASAIRQVAKCNRPILFIHGSKDAFVPFYMLNKLYHAAKCEKEKLVIDGAGHALSCATDPKLYFRTIDQFLDKYII; encoded by the coding sequence ATGAAGGAAAAATTATCTTCCAAAACTTTAAAGCATGCTGCCATCGCAGGAGCAGGTATCTGCGTGGGTGCCTCCTATGTGCTCACCAGCTTTCTGCGCCGATTTGCCCTCTCCCGTACATTTCCCATGTACCGGACGGAGCGGAAAAGCACAGACAAGCCAGATCCCTTAGGCGACTTTCTCCGTCCCGGCAAGGAATGGATCAAAAAGGAAGCCTCCCCGGTGACACTGATCAACCGGGACAGCATGAAGCTGAACGGGCTGTTTCTCCCATCCATACAGGCGGGAAGCACCCGCTATGTGATCCTCTGTCACGGATACCGCAACAACTGCTGCGAACTGGGCGTATATGCCAGACATTTTTGGCACAGGGGATACTCTGTCCTTCTGCCGGATGCCAGAGGACACGGGGACAGTGAAGGCAAATACATCGGCATGGGATGGCAGGAGAGAAAAGATATACTGGAATGGGTTGATTTTCTCCGCCAGAAAGACCCCAAATCCCAGATTGTCCTGATGGGCATTTCCATGGGTGCGGCTACCGTTATGATGGCTTCCGGCGAAAATCTTCCGTCTAATGTGAAGGCTATTATTGAGGACTGCGGATATACCAGCGTCTGGGAAGAATTCAGCGTGCAGATCCATAATTATTTCCATCTGCCGCCCTTCCCGTTTCTGTACCTGTCCTCCCTTGCTTCCAGGATCCGTTACGGTTTTTCCTTCAAGGAAGCCAGCGCCATACGGCAGGTGGCAAAATGCAACCGCCCTATTCTTTTCATTCACGGCTCAAAGGACGCGTTTGTTCCCTTCTACATGCTGAACAAGCTGTACCATGCAGCCAAATGTGAAAAAGAAAAACTGGTCATTGACGGCGCAGGCCACGCACTTTCCTGTGCCACTGACCCAAAACTGTATTTTCGCACCATTGACCAATTCCTGGATAAATATATCATTTAA
- a CDS encoding GyrI-like domain-containing protein — MEYEIVELKEKTVFGLSARTNNQAPDMGAVIGGVWERFFTQGIYEAIPDKCSGMPIGIYSGYAGGILDDYDFTAGCQTLAEGNVPEGMAVIRIPAGKYARFVVKGHMHRAVAKFWQELWKMDLDRAFKADFEEYRNQDVENAEIHIYVGLK; from the coding sequence ATGGAATATGAAATAGTGGAATTAAAGGAAAAAACTGTCTTCGGACTGAGTGCCCGTACCAATAATCAGGCGCCTGATATGGGAGCTGTGATCGGAGGCGTGTGGGAGCGGTTTTTTACCCAGGGGATTTACGAGGCTATACCGGATAAGTGCAGCGGGATGCCAATAGGGATTTACTCCGGATATGCGGGAGGGATTCTGGATGACTATGATTTTACGGCGGGATGCCAGACGTTGGCAGAAGGCAATGTACCGGAAGGCATGGCTGTGATTCGTATACCTGCCGGAAAATATGCAAGATTTGTGGTAAAAGGCCATATGCACCGTGCAGTGGCCAAATTCTGGCAGGAGCTGTGGAAGATGGATCTGGACAGAGCTTTCAAGGCGGATTTTGAAGAATACAGGAATCAGGATGTGGAAAACGCGGAAATACACATCTATGTGGGCCTGAAATAA